In Bombus terrestris chromosome 6, iyBomTerr1.2, whole genome shotgun sequence, a single window of DNA contains:
- the LOC100645428 gene encoding uncharacterized protein LOC100645428 encodes MHITCKCLNVSIKSRGTELQKVNINDIELTPEEQNDGFFQQNLASIPELEGITKEQPGLVEIRNVGSWVIHRCYNCSIYTHAVHRDYGAALVLINTDIVSSPEEINKLRSNPDYSPVFRIVITHNTLDELDYFQQPTKFSVSQLPNNVQVALGGLQQQLEEAVQRQSTEIENKIRAFTSEQYQLLEQFRERAHNEHRLLRRLICKGEEMNRLTNNIETPPTTPDSFTTSLTTSTTNTVNTSQVVSNETKIIANSNVKYETGAKHSPNLLFNGSIDKKDRIYIYTKEPTSFDTEALFPLEGMEDTLNTDQVQSSEEGSDTDDSGQDEGIHMPRGQRGGHPTLAKSLPVSVPSFPSFVRKTVQDEDDDQLSRDPHDPHNIRASIKALAKSVHGDTVFGDLPRPRFSTQI; translated from the exons ATGCATATAACATGCAAATGTTTAAATGTGTCCATAAAGTCCAGGGGCACTGAACTGCAGAAGGTCAACATCAATGATATTGAATTGACACCAGAAGAGCAGAACGACGGTTTCTTTCAGCAG AACCTTGCATCAATACCAGAACTTGAAGGTATTACTAAGGAACAACCAGGTTTGGTAGAGATAAGAAATGTAGGGTCATGGGTTATTCACCGTTGTTACAATTGTTCAATATATACTCATGCTGTGCATAGAGATTATGGTGCTGCTTTAGTTCTTATTAATACTGATATTGTT AGTTCTCCTgaagaaataaacaaattaagGTCTAATCCAGATTATAGTCCAGTGTTTAGAATAGTAATCACTCATAATACTTTGGATGAACTTGATTATTTTCAACAACCTACCAAATTCTCTG TGTCACAGTTACCTAATAATGTACAAGTGGCTTTGGGTGGTCTCCAACAGCAGCTTGAAGAAGCTGTTCAAAGACAGTCtacagaaatagaaaataaaattcgtgcTTTTACATCTGAACAATATCAATTGTTAGAGCAATTTCGTGAAAGAGCTCATAATGAACATAGATTATTGAGAAG GCTAATTTGTAAAGGAGAAGAAATGAATAGATTAACAAATAACATAGAAACTCCTCCTACAACTCCAGACAGTTTTACAACCAGTTTAACTACCTCTACAACAAATACAGTAAACACATCACAAGTAGTATCAAATGAGACGAAAATTATTGCAAATTCTAATGTTAAATATGAAACTGGTGCTAAACATTCTCCTAATCTCCTTTTT aaTGGTAGCATAGATAAGAAAGatcgaatatacatatacactaaAGAACCAACTAGTTTTGACACAGAAGCATTATTTCCTTTGGAAGGAATGGAAGACACTCTTAATACTGATCAAGTTCAATCCTCAGAGGAAGGATCTGATACAGATG ATTCAGGTCAAGATGAAGGTATTCACATGCCAAGGGGACAAAGAGGCGGACACCCTACATTAGCCAAATCGTTACCAGTTAGTGTTCCATCTTTTCCGTCATTTGTCCGTAAAACAGTTCAAGATGAAGATGATGATCag CTCTCAAGAGATCCGCATGATCCACATAACATTCGAGCTTCGATTAAAGCTTTAGCAAAAAGCGTTCATGGTGATACAGTATTTGGAGACTTGCCACGTCCTCGTTTCTCTACTCAAATCTGA
- the LOC100645856 gene encoding ethanolamine kinase isoform X2, with protein sequence MVLVRVYGHKTDLLIDRKDETRNIRVLHKAGFTHSIYATFNNGLAYQFIEGNILTIETVRNSDIYVLVAKRMAQMHRLKPDDTEMPKNACIWKKLEKFMEIMPKEFLDVSKQTRFEKLIKPFGVLKQEYEALKKELINLNNEVVFAHNDLLLGNVLYNEKEMSVTFIDFEYTGYNYQAYDIANHFAEFAGIDDPDYSLYPEEQLQKAWLNIYLQEYNNVKCVPENEINLLYLQVNKFVLLSHFFWGCWGLIQSEHSTIDFDFLEYAAIRFNEYFKWKEECLKIKL encoded by the exons ATGGTATTAGTTAGAGTTTATGGACATAAGACAGATCTGCTCATTGATCGGAAAGATGAAACAAGAAATATTCGA GTATTACACAAAGCAGGTTTTACACATTCCATTTATGCTACATTCAATAATGGTTTAGCTTACCAGTTCATTGAAGGTAATATACTTACAATAGAAACAGTCAGAAACTCTGACATATATGTATTAGTTGCTAAGAGAATGGCTCAAATGCATAGACTTAAACCTGATGATACTGAGATGCCCAAAAATGCTTGTATTTGGaagaagttagaaaaatttatggaaattatgcCAAAAGAATTTTTAGATGTTAGCAAACAAACAAG GTTTGAGAAGCTCATAAAGCCATTTGGTGTGTTAAAACAGGAATATGAAGCATTGAAAAAGGAattgataaatttgaataatgaaGTAGTGTTTGCTCATAATGATTTACTTCTAGGGAATGTGCTTTATAATGAAAAGGAAATGTCAGTAACGTTTATTGACTTTGAATATACAGGATATAACTATCAAGCTTATGACATAGCTAATCATTTTGCTGAATTTGCTG GTATTGATGATCCTGATTATTCACTATATCCTGAAGAACAACTGCAGAAAGCGTGGTTAAATATATATCTTCAGGAATATAACAATGTAAAATGTGTAcctgaaaatgaaattaatttactgTATTTAcaagtaaataaatttgttcTTTTATCACACTTTTTTTGGGGTTGTTGGGGACTCATACAAAGTGAACATTCAACAATTGACTTTGACTTTTTAGA GTATGCTGCAATACGATTTAATGAGTATTTCAAATGGAAAGAAGAATGTCttaagataaaattataa
- the LOC100645546 gene encoding eukaryotic translation initiation factor 3 subunit M isoform X2 has protein sequence MIVIPTERAENLILAFCEKLTKAPGYKLGLVCLKALWLLFQSLPDDSPMRYHVYYHLVQIARNVDQVKAVYGGIDQLKQQFASLPPSNEQMQKLLRLLHEVLLSCKQGEQAAAVMVELLGTYTAENASAAREDAQRCILAALADPNTFLLDPLLALKPVRFLEGELIHDLLLVFVQDKLPAYLDFYQHHKEFVEHQLGLNHEQNMKKMRLLTFMQLAETNPEMSFDTIQEELQINEDEVESFIIDVLKTKLVRARMDQAGRKVLISSTMHRTFGKQQWMQLRDLLAAWKANLTAVQEGMKSVAAAQMELAGKNKTSITH, from the exons ATGATTgtg ATCCCCACTGAACGTgcagaaaatttaatattagcaTTTTGTGAGAAATTAACAAAAGCTCCTGGATATAAACTTGGTTTAGTATGTTTAAAAGC ATTGTGGTTATTATTTCAATCTCTTCCTGATGACTCTCCAATGAGATATCATGTCTATTATCACTTAGTTCAAATTGCTCGCAATGTGGATCAAGTAAAAGCTGTGTATGGTGGAATAGATCAATTAAAGCAACAGTTTGCATCACTTCCACCATCGAATGAACAAATGCAGAAATTACTTCGGTTACTTCATGAAGTACTTTTAAGTTGCAAACAGgg AGAACAAGCTGCTGCTGTTATGGTAGAACTTTTAGGTACTTATACAGCAGAAAATGCTTCTGCAGCTAGAGAAGATGCGCAACGTTGCATTTTAGCTGCATTGGCAGATCCAAATACATTCCTGCTTGACCCATTGTTAGCATTAAAACCTGTAAGATTCTTGGAAGGGGAACTCATTCATGATTTACTTCTTGTCTTTGTACAAGACAAGTTACCTGCATACTTAGATTTTTATCAACATCATAAGGAATTTGTAGAACATCAACTTG gaTTAAATCATGAGCAAAACATGAAAAAAATGAGACTACTAACATTTATGCAACTAGCAGAAACAAACCCTGAGATGTCATTTGATACAATTCAGGAAGAATTACAAATTAATGAAGATGAAGTAGAAAGTTTTATTATTGATg tATTGAAAACGAAACTTGTTAGAGCTCGTATGGATCAAGCTGGTCGCAAAGTTCTCATTTCAAGTACCATGCATAGAACATTTGGCAAACAACAGTGGATGCAACTACGCGATTTACTCGCAGCCTGGAAAGCAAATTTAACTGCTGTACAAGAGGGTATGAAATCTGTAGCTGCTGCACAAATGGAACTTGCTGGAAAAAACAAAACTTCTATTACCCATTGA
- the LOC100645546 gene encoding eukaryotic translation initiation factor 3 subunit M isoform X1, with amino-acid sequence MQVPPIFMELPLEDQAQELRIYFKNLGAEISEEKSPKGIEDDLHKIIGVCEACFKEGNESEIETVLNDIVSIMIVIPTERAENLILAFCEKLTKAPGYKLGLVCLKALWLLFQSLPDDSPMRYHVYYHLVQIARNVDQVKAVYGGIDQLKQQFASLPPSNEQMQKLLRLLHEVLLSCKQGEQAAAVMVELLGTYTAENASAAREDAQRCILAALADPNTFLLDPLLALKPVRFLEGELIHDLLLVFVQDKLPAYLDFYQHHKEFVEHQLGLNHEQNMKKMRLLTFMQLAETNPEMSFDTIQEELQINEDEVESFIIDVLKTKLVRARMDQAGRKVLISSTMHRTFGKQQWMQLRDLLAAWKANLTAVQEGMKSVAAAQMELAGKNKTSITH; translated from the exons ATGCAGGTTCCTCCGATTTTTATGGAATTACCCTTAGAAGATCAG GCGCAAGAgctaagaatatattttaagaatttgGGAGCTGAAATAAGTGAAGAAAAATCTCCTAAAGGAATAGAAGatgatttacataaaattattggTGTTTGTGAAGCTTGCTTCAAGGAAGGAAATGAAAGCGAAATAGAAACAGTCTTAAATGACATTGTATCTATTATGATTgtg ATCCCCACTGAACGTgcagaaaatttaatattagcaTTTTGTGAGAAATTAACAAAAGCTCCTGGATATAAACTTGGTTTAGTATGTTTAAAAGC ATTGTGGTTATTATTTCAATCTCTTCCTGATGACTCTCCAATGAGATATCATGTCTATTATCACTTAGTTCAAATTGCTCGCAATGTGGATCAAGTAAAAGCTGTGTATGGTGGAATAGATCAATTAAAGCAACAGTTTGCATCACTTCCACCATCGAATGAACAAATGCAGAAATTACTTCGGTTACTTCATGAAGTACTTTTAAGTTGCAAACAGgg AGAACAAGCTGCTGCTGTTATGGTAGAACTTTTAGGTACTTATACAGCAGAAAATGCTTCTGCAGCTAGAGAAGATGCGCAACGTTGCATTTTAGCTGCATTGGCAGATCCAAATACATTCCTGCTTGACCCATTGTTAGCATTAAAACCTGTAAGATTCTTGGAAGGGGAACTCATTCATGATTTACTTCTTGTCTTTGTACAAGACAAGTTACCTGCATACTTAGATTTTTATCAACATCATAAGGAATTTGTAGAACATCAACTTG gaTTAAATCATGAGCAAAACATGAAAAAAATGAGACTACTAACATTTATGCAACTAGCAGAAACAAACCCTGAGATGTCATTTGATACAATTCAGGAAGAATTACAAATTAATGAAGATGAAGTAGAAAGTTTTATTATTGATg tATTGAAAACGAAACTTGTTAGAGCTCGTATGGATCAAGCTGGTCGCAAAGTTCTCATTTCAAGTACCATGCATAGAACATTTGGCAAACAACAGTGGATGCAACTACGCGATTTACTCGCAGCCTGGAAAGCAAATTTAACTGCTGTACAAGAGGGTATGAAATCTGTAGCTGCTGCACAAATGGAACTTGCTGGAAAAAACAAAACTTCTATTACCCATTGA
- the LOC100645661 gene encoding serine/threonine-protein kinase RIO2 isoform X2 — MGKLNVTILRYLTKDDFRVLTAIEMGMKNHELVPASLAAQIANLRYGGVHKLLKELCKHRLLSYERGKQYDGYRLTNAGYDYLALKVLAQRGIIASFGNQIGVGKESNIYIVANEDRNPMCLKLHRLGRTCFRNIKGKRDYHQHRKSASWLYLSRISATREYAYMKALFDRGFPVPKPIDFNRHCVIMELVEGGPLCGVYKLDDVESLYDELMNLIVKLGNHGVIHGDFNEFNIMMTNSGKPILIDFPQMISTEHVDAETYFERDVNCVRDFFKRRFAYESELYPTFQDISREDCIDVEIKASGITKQMEKDLLREMGMVEVEDEEIEEDCNEDMDEENRSMNNSEINYLQLQVENSVKNEFTCTSKKTSEDSEANEKKDSTVLSVEDRILEEGIKKIDIETCNPEDDDVEKFNDLESMYSSTTAATIAPELIKKKVKIALQKREKREQSRRILVKGEANAITRVRRENRDTIKQSTGIWGWE; from the exons ATGGGGAAATTAAACGTGACGattttacgatatttaacaAAAGATGATTTTCGTGTTTTAACAGCG ATTGAAATGGGAATGAAGAATCATGAACTTGTTCCTGCATCACTGGCTGCGCAAATAGCAAATTTGCGTTATGGTGGTGTACATAAATTGTTGAAGGAACTATGCAAACATAGACTTCTCAGTTAtgaacgtgggaaacaat ATGATGGTTATCGTTTGACAAATGCAGGCTATGACTATTTAGCTCTAAAAGTTTTGGCACAAAGAGGTATTATTGCTTCTTTTGGTAATCAAATTGGAGTAGGAAAAGAATCTAATATCTATATAGTTGCTAATGAGGATAGAAATCCAATGTGTCTAAAACTGCATCGATTGGGAAGGACTTGTTTTAGAAATATCAAAGGTAAGAGAGATTATCATCAACATAGAAAATCGGCATCATGGTTATATCTATCAAGAATATCAGCAACAAGAGAATATGCATATATGAAAGCACTTTTCGATAGAGGATTTCCAGTACCTAAACCAATTGATTTCAATAGACATTGCGTTATTATGGAGCTGGTTGAAGGTGGACCTCT ATGTGGTGTATACAAACTGGATGACGTTGAATCGTTGTATGACGAACTAATGAATTTGATTGTAAAACTGGGAAATCACGGAGTTATTCATGGagatttcaatgaatttaataTCATGATGACAAATAGTGGAAAACCCATTCTTATTGATTTTCCACAAATGATTTCTACCGAGCATGTGGATGCTGAAACTTATTTTGAAAGAGACGTAAACTGTGTTCGTGATTTTTTTAAAAGACGTTTCGCTTACGAAAGTGAGTTGTACCCGACGTTTCAAGATATTTC GAGAGAAGATTGTATTGATGTTGAAATTAAGGCCAGCGGTATTACAAAACAAATGGAAAAGGATCTTTTGAGGGAGATGGGGATGGTCGAAGTTGAAGATGAAGAAATCGAGGAGGATTGTAACGAGGATATGGATGAAGAAAATAGAAGTATGAATAAcagtgaaattaattatttacaacttCAAGTCGAGAACTCGGTCAAAAATGAATTTACGTGTACATCAAAGAAAACATCCGAAGACTCGGAAGCAAATGAGAAGAAAGACTCAACTGTTTTATCCGTAGAAGATCGTATTTTAGAAGAAGGTATTAAAAAGATCGATATAG AAACATGCAATCCAGAAGATGATGATGtagaaaaatttaatgattTGGAAAGTATGTACAGTAGTACGACAGCTGCAACGATCGCCCCTGAACTTATTAAGAAAAAGGTGAAAATAGCTTTACAAAAACGTGAAAAGAGGGAGCAATCCAGAAGAATTCTCGTGAAAGGAGAGGCAAATGCGATAACTAGAGTTAGGAGGGAGAATAGGGATACGATTAAACAATCAACAGGGATATGGGGGTGGGAATAA
- the LOC100645856 gene encoding ethanolamine kinase 1 isoform X1 — translation MDQLCEEQHLDITIDESEIVDGAKEIIKKIRPTWPLDKLHFKIFTDGITNKLIGVWYSEHYNEMVLVRVYGHKTDLLIDRKDETRNIRVLHKAGFTHSIYATFNNGLAYQFIEGNILTIETVRNSDIYVLVAKRMAQMHRLKPDDTEMPKNACIWKKLEKFMEIMPKEFLDVSKQTRFEKLIKPFGVLKQEYEALKKELINLNNEVVFAHNDLLLGNVLYNEKEMSVTFIDFEYTGYNYQAYDIANHFAEFAGIDDPDYSLYPEEQLQKAWLNIYLQEYNNVKCVPENEINLLYLQVNKFVLLSHFFWGCWGLIQSEHSTIDFDFLEYAAIRFNEYFKWKEECLKIKL, via the exons ATGGACCAATTATGCGAAGAGCAGCATCTTGACATAACAATTGATGAAAGTGAAATTGTTGATGGTgctaaagaaataattaagaaaatcaGACCAACATGGCCTTTGGATAAATTGCATTTTAAG atatttacaGATGGAATCACAAATAAACTTATAGGAGTATGGTATTCTGAGCATTACAATGAGATGGTATTAGTTAGAGTTTATGGACATAAGACAGATCTGCTCATTGATCGGAAAGATGAAACAAGAAATATTCGA GTATTACACAAAGCAGGTTTTACACATTCCATTTATGCTACATTCAATAATGGTTTAGCTTACCAGTTCATTGAAGGTAATATACTTACAATAGAAACAGTCAGAAACTCTGACATATATGTATTAGTTGCTAAGAGAATGGCTCAAATGCATAGACTTAAACCTGATGATACTGAGATGCCCAAAAATGCTTGTATTTGGaagaagttagaaaaatttatggaaattatgcCAAAAGAATTTTTAGATGTTAGCAAACAAACAAG GTTTGAGAAGCTCATAAAGCCATTTGGTGTGTTAAAACAGGAATATGAAGCATTGAAAAAGGAattgataaatttgaataatgaaGTAGTGTTTGCTCATAATGATTTACTTCTAGGGAATGTGCTTTATAATGAAAAGGAAATGTCAGTAACGTTTATTGACTTTGAATATACAGGATATAACTATCAAGCTTATGACATAGCTAATCATTTTGCTGAATTTGCTG GTATTGATGATCCTGATTATTCACTATATCCTGAAGAACAACTGCAGAAAGCGTGGTTAAATATATATCTTCAGGAATATAACAATGTAAAATGTGTAcctgaaaatgaaattaatttactgTATTTAcaagtaaataaatttgttcTTTTATCACACTTTTTTTGGGGTTGTTGGGGACTCATACAAAGTGAACATTCAACAATTGACTTTGACTTTTTAGA GTATGCTGCAATACGATTTAATGAGTATTTCAAATGGAAAGAAGAATGTCttaagataaaattataa
- the LOC100645661 gene encoding serine/threonine-protein kinase RIO2 isoform X1: protein MGKLNVTILRYLTKDDFRVLTAIEMGMKNHELVPASLAAQIANLRYGGVHKLLKELCKHRLLSYERGKQYDGYRLTNAGYDYLALKVLAQRGIIASFGNQIGVGKESNIYIVANEDRNPMCLKLHRLGRTCFRNIKGKRDYHQHRKSASWLYLSRISATREYAYMKALFDRGFPVPKPIDFNRHCVIMELVEGGPLCGVYKLDDVESLYDELMNLIVKLGNHGVIHGDFNEFNIMMTNSGKPILIDFPQMISTEHVDAETYFERDVNCVRDFFKRRFAYESELYPTFQDISREDCIDVEIKASGITKQMEKDLLREMGMVEVEDEEIEEDCNEDMDEENRSMNNSEINYLQLQVENSVKNEFTCTSKKTSEDSEANEKKDSTVLSVEDRILEEGIKKIDIGKSVGNLIGKRSYDLNVKHNKEISNSFLFTETCNPEDDDVEKFNDLESMYSSTTAATIAPELIKKKVKIALQKREKREQSRRILVKGEANAITRVRRENRDTIKQSTGIWGWE, encoded by the exons ATGGGGAAATTAAACGTGACGattttacgatatttaacaAAAGATGATTTTCGTGTTTTAACAGCG ATTGAAATGGGAATGAAGAATCATGAACTTGTTCCTGCATCACTGGCTGCGCAAATAGCAAATTTGCGTTATGGTGGTGTACATAAATTGTTGAAGGAACTATGCAAACATAGACTTCTCAGTTAtgaacgtgggaaacaat ATGATGGTTATCGTTTGACAAATGCAGGCTATGACTATTTAGCTCTAAAAGTTTTGGCACAAAGAGGTATTATTGCTTCTTTTGGTAATCAAATTGGAGTAGGAAAAGAATCTAATATCTATATAGTTGCTAATGAGGATAGAAATCCAATGTGTCTAAAACTGCATCGATTGGGAAGGACTTGTTTTAGAAATATCAAAGGTAAGAGAGATTATCATCAACATAGAAAATCGGCATCATGGTTATATCTATCAAGAATATCAGCAACAAGAGAATATGCATATATGAAAGCACTTTTCGATAGAGGATTTCCAGTACCTAAACCAATTGATTTCAATAGACATTGCGTTATTATGGAGCTGGTTGAAGGTGGACCTCT ATGTGGTGTATACAAACTGGATGACGTTGAATCGTTGTATGACGAACTAATGAATTTGATTGTAAAACTGGGAAATCACGGAGTTATTCATGGagatttcaatgaatttaataTCATGATGACAAATAGTGGAAAACCCATTCTTATTGATTTTCCACAAATGATTTCTACCGAGCATGTGGATGCTGAAACTTATTTTGAAAGAGACGTAAACTGTGTTCGTGATTTTTTTAAAAGACGTTTCGCTTACGAAAGTGAGTTGTACCCGACGTTTCAAGATATTTC GAGAGAAGATTGTATTGATGTTGAAATTAAGGCCAGCGGTATTACAAAACAAATGGAAAAGGATCTTTTGAGGGAGATGGGGATGGTCGAAGTTGAAGATGAAGAAATCGAGGAGGATTGTAACGAGGATATGGATGAAGAAAATAGAAGTATGAATAAcagtgaaattaattatttacaacttCAAGTCGAGAACTCGGTCAAAAATGAATTTACGTGTACATCAAAGAAAACATCCGAAGACTCGGAAGCAAATGAGAAGAAAGACTCAACTGTTTTATCCGTAGAAGATCGTATTTTAGAAGAAGGTATTAAAAAGATCGATATAGGTAAGTCAGTGGGAAACCTAATAGGCAAAAGGTCATATGATTTAAATGTAAAGCACAACAAAGAAATAAgcaattcgtttctttttacagAAACATGCAATCCAGAAGATGATGATGtagaaaaatttaatgattTGGAAAGTATGTACAGTAGTACGACAGCTGCAACGATCGCCCCTGAACTTATTAAGAAAAAGGTGAAAATAGCTTTACAAAAACGTGAAAAGAGGGAGCAATCCAGAAGAATTCTCGTGAAAGGAGAGGCAAATGCGATAACTAGAGTTAGGAGGGAGAATAGGGATACGATTAAACAATCAACAGGGATATGGGGGTGGGAATAA
- the LOC100645107 gene encoding sorbitol dehydrogenase isoform X1, whose protein sequence is MAKDNLTAILYGINDIRLEQTPIEEPDQNEVLLQMGCVGICGSDVHYLVNGRIGDFVVREPMIIGHESSGVVVKLGKNVKNLKVGDRVAIEPGVSCRMCKFCKGGRYNLCKEMVFCATPPVHGSLRRFYKHAADFCFKLPDNVTLAEGALLEPLSVGVHACKRAHIGIGSKVLILGAGPIGLLSLLVAKAMGASKVVIMVTERSALDLSQNRLDLAKKLGADAILLTTREDNESKTAEKIVQLLGEEPDTTIDACGAQSMIRLAILVTKSGGVAVLVGMGAPEVQIPLMNALVREVDIRGVFRYANDYGDALDLLTSKKIDVKPLITHNYKLEETVQAFETSKSGQDNVVKVMIHCN, encoded by the exons ATGGCCAAAGACAACCTCACAGCTATCCTCTATGGTATCAACGATATAAGACTG GAACAAACTCCGATCGAGGAACCCGACCAAAATG AGGTACTTTTGCAAATGGGTTGCGTTGGAATTTGTGGTTCCGATGTTCATTATTTGGTAAATGGTAGAATAGGTGACTTTGTGGTGCGGGAACCTATGATAATAGGTCACGAATCTTCTGGAGTGGTTGTCAAACttggaaaaaatgtaaaaaatttgaaG GTCGGTGATCGAGTGGCCATTGAACCCGGGGTATCCTGTAGAATGTGCAAATTTTGTAAAGGAGGACGTTACAATTTATGCAAAGAGATGGTATTTTGCGCTACTCCTCCGGTACATGGTAGTTTAAGACGTTTCTACAAGCACGCTGCCGATTTTTGTTTCAA ATTACCAGACAATGTGACGTTAGCGGAAGGAGCGCTACTGGAGCCTTTATCAGTCGGTGTACACGCTTGTAAGCGCGCGCACATCGGTATCGGTTCGAAAGTTTTGATTTTAGGAGCCGGACCGATCGGTTTATTATCGTTATTGGTAGCGAAAGCTATGGGAGCTAGTAAAGTCGTTATTATGG TTACGGAACGATCTGCTTTAGATCTTTCACAAAATCGGTTAGATCTTGCAAAGAAACTTGGTGCTGATGCAATATTATTGACGACAAGGGAGGATAATGAGTCAAAAACTGCGGAGAAAATTGTCCAGCTCTTGGGTGAAGAACCTGACACGACGATCGACGCGTGTGGGGCACAGTCTATGATTCGATTGGCGATTCTC GTGACCAAATCGGGTGGAGTGGCGGTTTTAGTAGGGATGGGAGCACCGGAGGTTCAAATTCCGTTGATGAATGCACTTGTAAGAGAAGTTGACATTAGAGGTGTATTCCGATATGCAAACGA TTACGGCGATGCGCTGGATCTCTTGACTTCTAAAAAAATTGACGTGAAACCACTGATAACTCATAATTATAAGTTAGAGGAAACCGTTCAAGCTTTTGAAACTTCCAAATCCGGACAAGATAATGTCGTTAAGGTTATGATACATTGTAACTAG
- the LOC100645107 gene encoding sorbitol dehydrogenase isoform X2 has translation MAKDNLTAILYGINDIRLEQTPIEEPDQNEVLLQMGCVGICGSDVHYLVNGRIGDFVVREPMIIGHESSGVVVKLGKNVKNLKVGDRVAIEPGVSCRMCKFCKGGRYNLCKEMVFCATPPVHGSLRRFYKHAADFCFKLPDNVTLAEGALLEPLSVGVHACKRAHIGIGSKVLILGAGPIGLLSLLVAKAMGASKVVIMDLSQNRLDLAKKLGADAILLTTREDNESKTAEKIVQLLGEEPDTTIDACGAQSMIRLAILVTKSGGVAVLVGMGAPEVQIPLMNALVREVDIRGVFRYANDYGDALDLLTSKKIDVKPLITHNYKLEETVQAFETSKSGQDNVVKVMIHCN, from the exons ATGGCCAAAGACAACCTCACAGCTATCCTCTATGGTATCAACGATATAAGACTG GAACAAACTCCGATCGAGGAACCCGACCAAAATG AGGTACTTTTGCAAATGGGTTGCGTTGGAATTTGTGGTTCCGATGTTCATTATTTGGTAAATGGTAGAATAGGTGACTTTGTGGTGCGGGAACCTATGATAATAGGTCACGAATCTTCTGGAGTGGTTGTCAAACttggaaaaaatgtaaaaaatttgaaG GTCGGTGATCGAGTGGCCATTGAACCCGGGGTATCCTGTAGAATGTGCAAATTTTGTAAAGGAGGACGTTACAATTTATGCAAAGAGATGGTATTTTGCGCTACTCCTCCGGTACATGGTAGTTTAAGACGTTTCTACAAGCACGCTGCCGATTTTTGTTTCAA ATTACCAGACAATGTGACGTTAGCGGAAGGAGCGCTACTGGAGCCTTTATCAGTCGGTGTACACGCTTGTAAGCGCGCGCACATCGGTATCGGTTCGAAAGTTTTGATTTTAGGAGCCGGACCGATCGGTTTATTATCGTTATTGGTAGCGAAAGCTATGGGAGCTAGTAAAGTCGTTATTATGG ATCTTTCACAAAATCGGTTAGATCTTGCAAAGAAACTTGGTGCTGATGCAATATTATTGACGACAAGGGAGGATAATGAGTCAAAAACTGCGGAGAAAATTGTCCAGCTCTTGGGTGAAGAACCTGACACGACGATCGACGCGTGTGGGGCACAGTCTATGATTCGATTGGCGATTCTC GTGACCAAATCGGGTGGAGTGGCGGTTTTAGTAGGGATGGGAGCACCGGAGGTTCAAATTCCGTTGATGAATGCACTTGTAAGAGAAGTTGACATTAGAGGTGTATTCCGATATGCAAACGA TTACGGCGATGCGCTGGATCTCTTGACTTCTAAAAAAATTGACGTGAAACCACTGATAACTCATAATTATAAGTTAGAGGAAACCGTTCAAGCTTTTGAAACTTCCAAATCCGGACAAGATAATGTCGTTAAGGTTATGATACATTGTAACTAG